One Leucoraja erinacea ecotype New England chromosome 3, Leri_hhj_1, whole genome shotgun sequence genomic window carries:
- the LOC129695360 gene encoding uncharacterized protein LOC129695360 isoform X2: protein MLKPPAGDVAKEFPPIQLKLSSQIKGIDTVPWDDMDMTATRFGAMVRRARTDSSEEAPAYDDSQELPADDDYNERDVREIPDANAFDSQPPFYDDKVESDEATNLVNKYVFEVIYNAIMQDQPPKKNLRNRTGKQISILHRCCSEKCSKQDMINFCR, encoded by the exons TTGCCAAGGAATTCCCGCCCATCCAGCTGAAACTATCTTCACAAATAAAAGGCATAGATACGGTCCCATGGGATGATATGGATATGACAGCCACCAGGTTTGGTGCAATGGTTCGCAGAGCCAGAACAGACAGCTCCGAGGAGGCACCTGCCTACG ATGACTCTCAGGAATTACCTGCGGATGATGATTACAATGAGCGAGATGTGAGGGAGATTCCTGATGCGAATGCATTTGATAGTCAACCGCCATTTTATGATGACAAAGTTGAGAGTGACGAGGCGACAAATTTAGTTAATAAATATGTTTTTGAGGTTATATATAACGCCATAATGCAAGATCAACCTCCAAAAAAAAATCTAAGAAATCGGACTGGAAAACAAATTTCAATTTTACATAGATGTTGCTCTGAAAAGTGTAGCAAACAGGATATGATTAATTTCTGCAGATAA